One Anoplopoma fimbria isolate UVic2021 breed Golden Eagle Sablefish chromosome 2, Afim_UVic_2022, whole genome shotgun sequence DNA window includes the following coding sequences:
- the LOC129103562 gene encoding vitamin D 25-hydroxylase: MVSIESQSLVPVSCAQALLGVGCLAVALLAFLLVRQLVKQRRPPGFPPGPSPIPVIGNIMSLATEPHVFLKKQSEVHGQIFSLDLGGILTVVLTGYDCVKECLYHQSEVFADRPSLPLFKKMTKMGGLLNCKYGKGWIEHRKLACNSFRYFGSGQKQFERKISEECMFFVDAIDEHKGKPFNPKHLVTNAVSNITNLIIFGQRFTYDDRNFQHMIEIFSENVELAVSGWALLYNAFPWIEYLPFGKHQKLFRNAAEVYDFLLEIIGVFSQGRVPHAPRHFVDSYLDELDQSAGKPNSSFSYENLIYSVGELIIAGTETTTNTLRWAMLYMALYPNIQERVHREIDSVLANGRAPTLEDKQKMPYVEAVLHEILRFCNIVPLGIFRATTQDAKVNGYTIPKGTMVITNLYSVHFDEKYWNDPGAFSPQRFLDSNGNFVRREAFLPFSLGRRCCLGEQLARMEMFLFFTTLLQRFHLQFPPGSVPTVTPKLGMTLQPKPYSICAVRRQ, from the exons ATGGTTTCAATTGAATCGCAATCTCTGGTGCCGGTGTCCTGCGCACAGGCTCTGCTCGGTGTCGGCTGTTTGGCTGTCGCCCTCCTCGCTTTTCTGCTGGTTCGCCAGCTCGTCAAGCAGAGAAGACCCCCGGGCTTTCCTCCTGGTCCATCTCCCATCCCTGTGATAGGGAACATTATGTCTCTGGCCACCGAGCCGCACGTCTTCCTCAAGAAGCAGAGCGAAGTTCATGGACAG ATTTTCAGTCTTGACCTGGGAGGCATCCTGACCGTGGTATTAACTGGATATGACTGTGTCAAGGAATGTCTCTACCATCAAAGCGAGGTGTTTGCCGATCGCCCATCGCTGCCTTTATTCaagaaaatgaccaaaatggGTG GGCTTCTCAACTGTAAATATGGCAAAGGCTGGATTGAACACCGTAAACTGGCCTGCAACTCGTTCCGCTACTTCGGCAGCGGCCAGAAACAgtttgagaggaagatctcagaGGAGTGCATGTTCTTTGTCGATGCCATTGACGAACACAAGGGAAAGCCCTTCAACCCAAAGCACCTGGTAACCAACGCCGTGTCCAACATAACCAACCTGATCATTTTTGGACAGCGCTTCACGTACGACGACCGCAACTTCCAGCACATGATCGAGATATTCAGTGAGAATGTGGAGCTAGCAGTGAGCGGCTGGGCCCTCCTCTACAATGCCTTCCCTTGGATTGAGTATCTTCCATTTGGGAAACACCAGAAGCTGTTCCGCAATGCTGCTGAGGTGTATGACTTCTTGCTTGAGATTATAGGGGTTTTTTCACAGGGCAGGGTGCCACATGCACCCCGCCACTTCGTTGATTCCTATTTGGATGAGTTGGATCAGAGCGCAGGAAAACCCAACTCCTCTTTTTCCTATGAGAACCTCATCTATTCAGTGGGTGAGCTGATTATTGCTGGCACAGAGACCACGACTAACACCCTGCGCTGGGCCATGCTGTACATGGCTCTCTACCCCAACATACAAG AGAGGGTGCACAGGGAGATCGACAGTGTGCTGGCCAATGGGAGGGCACCCACTTTGGAGGACAAACAGAAGATGCCCTATGTGGAGGCTGTTCTGCACGAGATCCTTCGCTTCTGCAACATTGTCCCCCTTGGTATTTTCCGTGCCACCACCCAGGATGCAAAAGTCAACGGGTACACAATTCCCAAAGGCACCATGGTGATCACAAACCTCTACTCAGTGCACTTTGACGAGAAGTACTGGAACGATCCAGGTGCTTTCTCACCACAGAGGTTTCTGGACAGCAATGGCAACTTTGTGAGGCGTGAGGCCTTCCTGCCATTCTCCTTGG ggaggCGGTGCTGCCTGGGCGAACAGCTGGCCAGGATGGAGatgttcctcttcttcaccaCTTTGCTGCAGAGGTTTCATCTTCAGTTCCCTCCAGGAAGCGTTCCCACCGTCACTCCCAAACTGGGCATGACCCTACAGCCCAAACCTTACTCCATCTGTGCTGTCCGCAGGCAGTAG